The proteins below are encoded in one region of Roseofilum capinflatum BLCC-M114:
- a CDS encoding glycosyltransferase, translating into MRIALFTETFLPKIDGIVTRLTQTVDHLQRLGDRVLIVCPEGGLTEYKGAKIYGVSGMPLPWYPELKMAFPRPAIGEAIADFNPDLIHVANPAILGLAGLYYGKKLEIPLVASYHTHLPQYLQHYGLGMLEPVLWELLKGAHNQADLNLCTSSVMVQELINHEIERVDLWQRGVDTELFHPSLASREMRDRLSQGHPDSPLLLYVGRLGAEKEIERIKPVLESIPGARLALVGDGPNRAVLEEHFAGTPTHFVGYLRGQTLASAFASADAFIFPSSTETLGLVLLEAMAAGCPVVAAGTGGITDIVTDGVNGYLFDPTDDKGAITATQALLDNQAERETLRQNARQEAERWGWSAATRQLRRYYQGVVNTRQPLAA; encoded by the coding sequence ATGAGAATTGCTCTATTTACAGAAACTTTTCTACCGAAGATCGACGGAATTGTAACTCGTCTGACGCAAACGGTCGATCATCTACAACGGTTGGGCGATCGCGTGTTGATTGTTTGTCCAGAGGGGGGACTGACGGAATATAAGGGGGCGAAAATCTATGGGGTATCGGGAATGCCCCTGCCTTGGTATCCTGAGCTGAAAATGGCGTTTCCGCGACCAGCCATTGGGGAGGCGATCGCCGATTTTAATCCCGATCTCATTCATGTGGCAAACCCGGCGATCCTGGGTTTAGCTGGACTCTATTATGGCAAGAAGTTGGAGATTCCCCTTGTTGCTTCTTACCATACCCATCTGCCCCAATACCTACAACATTACGGGTTAGGCATGTTAGAACCGGTGTTATGGGAGTTGCTTAAAGGGGCCCATAATCAAGCGGATCTCAACCTCTGTACCTCCAGTGTGATGGTACAAGAACTCATCAACCATGAGATTGAACGGGTGGATTTATGGCAGCGCGGAGTCGATACGGAACTCTTCCATCCCAGTTTAGCTTCTAGAGAAATGCGCGATCGCCTCTCCCAAGGCCATCCCGACAGCCCCCTCCTCCTCTATGTCGGACGCTTAGGGGCAGAAAAAGAAATTGAGCGTATTAAACCCGTCCTGGAAAGTATCCCCGGTGCTAGATTGGCTCTTGTAGGGGATGGCCCCAACCGCGCCGTTTTAGAAGAACATTTTGCCGGAACTCCCACCCATTTCGTCGGCTATCTGCGCGGCCAAACCCTAGCCTCCGCCTTCGCTTCCGCCGATGCCTTTATCTTCCCCTCCAGCACCGAAACCCTCGGCTTAGTTCTCCTGGAAGCCATGGCTGCGGGTTGTCCCGTCGTCGCTGCGGGAACCGGCGGCATCACGGATATTGTCACTGATGGCGTAAACGGCTACCTGTTTGACCCCACGGATGATAAGGGAGCGATAACAGCCACTCAAGCTTTACTCGATAATCAAGCGGAGCGTGAAACCCTGCGCCAGAATGCCCGCCAAGAGGCGGAACGCTGGGGTTGGAGTGCGGCGACGCGGCAATTGCGCCGCTATTATCAGGGGGTGGTGAATACCCGGCAACCCCTAGCTGCTTAG
- a CDS encoding calcium-binding protein: MAFITAESTLSVEALTFVKVNYEAELQAHFGVNVSELSDAQVAEFALDISVQVLGKAIISVDSQGQGSVSGDLSNGQILIGGAGNDQINGGNGNDVLIGGSGKSRKSGSGGGSGSGGGSGSGGGSGSGGGSGSGGGSGGGSGNLSKISGLSGADGDDEMDGGAGDDTCLGGAGNDSCAGGAGEDSCVGGDGDDTLDGGDDNDTLDGGDDKDTLIGGNGDDSLVGGDGDDSCVGDEGKDTLDGGKDKDTLEGGNGDDSLIGGDGDDSCVGDEGNDTLDGGKDKDTLDGGNGDDSLIGGDGDDSCVGGEGNDTLDGGNGKNTLEGGEGDDSLIGGNQDDTLVGDAGNDTCLGGNGDDSCVGGEGDDSLVGENGNDTLVGGDGGDTLVGGNGKDSLVGGEGADSLVGGNGKDTLVGGDVLDGGADDDLLIGGETTTEIKGGAGFDIVSFLSIELDISINIGLTINVSATGTTTVSGTLAGGGQLNNQMEGVEGFTGSTGDDTMTGSENGDALNGGAGNDNIDGGEGDDTLTCGEGNDTLTGGDGIDIVSYVEASVGVEINLETGITIVGQFENQISGFEGAIGSDFNDVITGGAVAGLNLQAGGGSDTYKLTAANAVGTTIKDGGGTDDVIEVEGVTLSLPPEGEDAAPATGTKVLRDGTNLVVDLDNDGQVDASKDLVVEDFFSLESNSGGAGVVEQVANLTSAEILAAFPNPEPPASGSGSGTFTDPVAPPSSSSTTTTTGTNVSVDFTTEFNVSIGNDVVIGTAGANTIFGLAGNDQIDAGAGDDTANGNQGEDVVNGGEGNDICYGGQGNDAVSGGDGNDMASGDRGNDIVNGDAGEDQLTGGQDSDSIDGGADNDNIFGGQGNDLINGGDGDDVISGDAGIDTLIGGAGNDVFVLRTGTAAATAAEADLILDYREGDTIGLTGGITPDNLTFTVENGNTIIEVNNNGVTSVLGIVNGVAPEQLTFSTADIQVNFTGNVSVMSSVFVGGTLGGQEFAVGATAFASVDFSQSFALV; the protein is encoded by the coding sequence ATGGCATTCATTACTGCTGAATCCACCCTATCCGTTGAAGCTCTAACCTTCGTTAAAGTCAACTACGAAGCCGAACTGCAAGCTCACTTTGGAGTCAACGTCAGCGAACTCAGCGATGCACAAGTCGCTGAATTTGCCCTCGACATTTCCGTTCAAGTTCTTGGTAAAGCCATTATTTCCGTTGACAGTCAAGGACAAGGCAGCGTATCCGGCGATTTAAGCAACGGTCAAATCCTCATCGGTGGTGCAGGAAACGATCAAATCAATGGGGGAAATGGCAACGATGTCCTCATTGGTGGATCGGGAAAATCTAGAAAATCCGGTTCAGGCGGTGGCTCCGGTTCAGGCGGTGGTTCCGGTTCAGGCGGTGGCTCCGGTTCAGGCGGTGGCTCCGGTTCCGGTGGTGGTTCCGGTGGCGGTTCCGGTAACCTCTCCAAAATTTCCGGCCTATCCGGCGCTGACGGTGACGACGAAATGGACGGCGGTGCAGGTGATGATACCTGCCTCGGTGGAGCTGGGAACGACTCCTGCGCTGGCGGTGCGGGTGAAGACTCCTGTGTAGGTGGCGATGGTGATGATACCTTAGACGGCGGCGATGATAACGACACCCTAGATGGAGGAGATGACAAGGATACCCTCATCGGCGGTAATGGGGATGATTCCCTAGTCGGTGGAGACGGGGATGACTCCTGTGTAGGTGACGAAGGCAAAGACACCCTCGACGGTGGCAAAGATAAAGATACCCTTGAAGGCGGTAATGGAGATGATTCCTTAATCGGTGGCGATGGGGATGACTCCTGTGTAGGCGACGAAGGCAACGACACCCTCGACGGTGGCAAAGATAAAGATACCCTCGACGGTGGCAATGGAGATGATTCCTTAATTGGTGGCGATGGGGATGACTCCTGTGTAGGCGGTGAAGGGAACGACACCCTCGACGGTGGCAACGGCAAAAATACCCTCGAAGGTGGTGAAGGGGATGACTCCCTCATCGGCGGAAATCAGGATGATACCCTAGTGGGCGATGCCGGTAATGACACCTGTCTCGGTGGCAATGGCGATGACTCCTGTGTTGGTGGCGAAGGCGATGATTCCCTAGTCGGCGAAAATGGTAATGATACCCTCGTCGGTGGAGACGGCGGCGATACCCTAGTAGGCGGTAACGGCAAAGATAGCCTCGTCGGTGGCGAAGGAGCAGATAGTCTCGTCGGTGGCAATGGTAAAGATACCCTTGTCGGTGGCGATGTACTAGATGGTGGTGCTGATGATGACTTGCTCATTGGTGGAGAAACCACCACTGAAATTAAAGGGGGAGCTGGATTTGATATTGTCAGTTTCCTGAGTATTGAGCTAGACATCTCGATCAATATTGGCTTAACAATTAATGTTTCTGCCACCGGCACAACCACGGTGAGCGGCACTCTCGCTGGAGGGGGACAACTCAACAACCAAATGGAAGGGGTGGAAGGATTCACCGGTTCCACAGGTGATGACACCATGACCGGTAGCGAAAATGGTGATGCCCTCAATGGTGGAGCAGGTAATGACAACATTGATGGGGGAGAAGGGGATGATACCCTCACCTGTGGAGAAGGTAATGACACCTTAACCGGTGGCGATGGCATTGATATTGTTTCCTATGTAGAAGCCTCGGTCGGTGTGGAAATTAACCTGGAAACGGGTATCACGATTGTCGGTCAATTTGAGAATCAGATTAGCGGATTTGAAGGGGCTATTGGTTCTGACTTCAATGATGTGATTACTGGTGGTGCAGTTGCGGGCTTAAATCTGCAAGCAGGCGGCGGTAGCGATACCTATAAATTGACGGCTGCCAATGCTGTGGGAACCACGATTAAAGATGGTGGTGGTACTGATGATGTGATTGAGGTGGAAGGGGTTACCCTGTCTCTACCTCCGGAAGGTGAAGATGCAGCGCCAGCCACGGGAACGAAGGTCTTACGCGATGGCACTAATTTAGTTGTCGATCTCGATAATGATGGCCAGGTTGATGCAAGCAAAGACTTAGTGGTTGAAGACTTCTTCTCCTTGGAAAGCAATTCTGGAGGAGCCGGTGTTGTTGAACAAGTCGCTAATTTAACCAGTGCGGAAATTTTGGCCGCCTTCCCCAACCCCGAACCCCCAGCTTCTGGTTCCGGTTCGGGTACGTTTACTGACCCGGTTGCGCCTCCGAGTTCTTCTTCAACCACAACTACAACCGGAACGAATGTTTCTGTTGACTTCACCACTGAGTTTAATGTCAGTATCGGTAATGATGTGGTGATTGGTACAGCCGGAGCGAATACCATCTTTGGTTTGGCGGGTAACGATCAAATTGACGCTGGCGCAGGTGATGACACTGCCAATGGTAACCAAGGTGAAGACGTGGTTAACGGTGGCGAAGGGAATGATATCTGTTACGGTGGCCAAGGGAATGATGCTGTCAGTGGTGGCGATGGTAATGATATGGCTTCCGGCGATCGCGGCAATGATATCGTTAACGGAGATGCTGGCGAAGACCAACTCACCGGCGGTCAAGACAGCGACTCCATCGACGGTGGCGCAGACAACGATAACATCTTTGGCGGTCAAGGCAATGACCTCATCAACGGTGGTGATGGTGATGATGTCATCAGTGGTGATGCCGGTATAGACACCCTCATCGGTGGTGCAGGCAATGATGTCTTCGTTCTCCGCACCGGAACCGCAGCCGCAACCGCAGCCGAAGCCGACCTGATTTTAGACTACCGCGAAGGCGACACCATCGGCTTAACCGGTGGCATCACTCCCGATAATCTCACCTTCACCGTAGAAAACGGCAATACCATTATCGAAGTCAACAATAATGGCGTAACCTCCGTTCTCGGTATCGTCAACGGTGTAGCGCCTGAACAACTCACCTTCAGCACTGCCGATATTCAGGTTAACTTTACCGGTAATGTCTCCGTCATGAGCAGCGTCTTTGTCGGTGGCACTCTTGGTGGTCAAGAATTTGCCGTAGGTGCAACAGCGTTTGCCAGTGTTGACTTTAGCCAGTCCTTTGCTCTGGTATAG
- a CDS encoding serine/threonine-protein kinase — protein sequence MLLLPTPDWTGQSTKIKPKLNLAFDLEQQNPMVWQPGHQLQDGHYMIAGQLGEGGFGITYLAHTETGEKVVIKTLNEKIRNKKDFEKCQQDFLNEALWIAKCSHPHIVRVEELIQEDHLWCIVLEYIDGTNLGTLVDTEGALPEAEALHYIQQIGDALNTVHHQGFLHRDIKPLNILRRKGEASTTLIDFGMARKFMPNLVQGHTAYVSRGFAPIEQYDGQSFRGAYTDVYGLAATLYALLTEEVPESATNRDRRVARNQPDPLIPPNQLNPVISDRTNAAILAGMALEPEDRPQSVQHWFDLLGIALISPPWQAPPAINDTERKWSSAVGMDYSTLEQLLAAGNWQEADRQTDQILLEISDRTSEGSLTEEQVKYLPGRDLRTLDRLWVQYSNGHFGFSVQNRIWRSLDKNYQEFGDRVGWRSLGQSWLAYANLTFDLGAPQGHLPTWGRRGRLWPYLGSRLKRCGL from the coding sequence ATGCTCTTGTTACCTACTCCAGATTGGACGGGTCAATCGACTAAAATAAAGCCCAAATTAAACCTCGCTTTTGATCTCGAACAACAAAACCCTATGGTGTGGCAACCGGGACATCAACTCCAAGACGGTCACTATATGATCGCCGGGCAACTCGGTGAGGGCGGATTTGGCATTACCTATCTGGCTCACACGGAAACCGGCGAGAAGGTGGTGATCAAAACGCTCAATGAGAAGATCCGCAATAAAAAGGACTTCGAGAAATGTCAACAAGACTTTCTCAATGAAGCCCTGTGGATCGCTAAATGCTCCCATCCCCACATTGTGCGGGTGGAAGAGTTGATCCAAGAAGACCACCTGTGGTGCATTGTTCTGGAGTATATCGACGGCACAAATTTAGGGACTCTAGTCGATACCGAAGGAGCCTTACCCGAAGCCGAAGCCCTGCACTATATTCAACAAATTGGAGACGCTCTCAATACCGTCCATCATCAAGGGTTCTTGCATCGGGATATCAAACCGCTCAACATCCTGCGGCGCAAGGGTGAAGCCTCAACCACACTGATCGACTTTGGCATGGCTCGTAAATTTATGCCCAATCTCGTCCAAGGTCATACCGCTTATGTGAGTCGAGGATTTGCCCCCATAGAACAGTATGATGGGCAATCCTTTCGGGGCGCTTACACCGATGTCTACGGGTTAGCTGCTACCCTGTATGCATTGTTAACCGAAGAAGTGCCAGAGTCAGCAACCAACCGCGATCGCCGGGTGGCTCGCAATCAACCCGATCCGCTCATTCCACCGAACCAACTGAATCCGGTGATTAGCGATCGCACCAACGCCGCCATTCTAGCAGGCATGGCCCTCGAACCCGAAGACCGGCCCCAGTCGGTTCAGCACTGGTTCGATCTCTTGGGAATTGCCCTCATTTCCCCCCCTTGGCAAGCGCCCCCTGCCATCAACGACACCGAGCGTAAATGGAGTTCGGCTGTAGGCATGGACTACAGCACCTTAGAGCAACTCTTAGCCGCCGGAAATTGGCAAGAAGCCGATCGCCAAACCGACCAAATTTTGCTCGAAATTAGCGATCGTACCTCAGAAGGTAGTCTCACCGAAGAGCAAGTCAAATACCTGCCCGGTCGAGACCTGCGAACCCTTGACCGCTTATGGGTGCAATACAGCAACGGTCACTTTGGATTTAGCGTGCAAAACCGCATTTGGCGGTCACTCGACAAAAACTATCAAGAATTCGGCGATCGCGTCGGTTGGCGATCGCTAGGCCAGTCCTGGTTAGCCTACGCTAACCTCACCTTCGATCTCGGCGCTCCCCAGGGCCATCTTCCCACATGGGGAAGACGGGGACGCTTATGGCCCTACTTAGGATCGCGACTCAAACGCTGTGGACTCTAA
- a CDS encoding calcium-binding protein, whose protein sequence is MVAITTPDNQDALLMGTIDNDEILGKEGNDYLFGLEGNDSLSGAGGRDFISGNTGNDWIVGGEGSDLCYGGQNDDSISGSDGDDFLYGDLGNDILNGDSGNDFFFGGQGNDTIEGSIGNDLILGGQENDSLTGGAGNDFIWGGQGRDMISGGDGNDTLSGDRGGGILSGGAGLDTYILRASLAGDFTSIPLIFGYHENEIIGLAGISVNDVTVVRTGHFEARIDQISTGATIASIYGINFSLVLNNQVIFVEVDVGLA, encoded by the coding sequence ATGGTAGCCATTACGACACCCGATAACCAAGATGCCCTCTTAATGGGAACGATCGATAATGACGAGATCTTAGGAAAAGAAGGCAATGACTACTTGTTCGGTTTAGAAGGAAATGATTCTTTAAGCGGTGCAGGGGGACGAGATTTTATTAGTGGCAATACAGGCAACGATTGGATCGTCGGTGGGGAAGGTAGCGATCTTTGTTATGGGGGACAAAATGATGATTCGATTAGTGGCAGTGATGGGGATGATTTCCTCTATGGAGATTTAGGGAATGATATCCTCAATGGGGATAGTGGCAATGATTTCTTTTTTGGTGGACAAGGCAACGATACTATTGAGGGGAGTATCGGGAATGATTTAATTTTAGGTGGGCAAGAAAATGATTCCCTAACCGGAGGAGCCGGCAATGATTTTATCTGGGGTGGACAAGGCCGCGATATGATTTCTGGGGGTGACGGAAATGACACCCTAAGTGGCGATCGCGGTGGCGGTATTTTATCTGGAGGAGCAGGTCTGGATACTTATATTTTACGGGCTTCTCTAGCAGGTGACTTTACCAGTATTCCTTTGATTTTTGGCTATCACGAAAATGAAATCATTGGTTTAGCAGGAATTAGTGTAAATGATGTAACCGTGGTGAGAACGGGGCATTTTGAAGCCAGAATCGATCAAATTAGTACAGGTGCAACGATCGCGTCGATCTACGGTATAAACTTTAGTTTGGTATTAAATAACCAAGTGATATTTGTAGAAGTAGATGTGGGATTGGCTTAA
- the pgsA gene encoding CDP-diacylglycerol--glycerol-3-phosphate 3-phosphatidyltransferase — translation MTLPNWITFSRLLGVPFLLYGLLEPTVERRWFCLAVFLVAAGTDWLDGYLARRLDQISEMGKFLDPLVDKLLVLAPLLSLVELGEVPGWGVFLILARELAIAGWRVNQTTVSGANLWGKLKTVVQIAAIAFLIAPTPLSWTVPILILFWSAVALTWISGFIYIWPQPAQESPSSVQ, via the coding sequence ATGACGCTTCCCAATTGGATTACATTTTCTCGCTTGCTGGGGGTTCCCTTTCTGCTCTACGGGTTGCTAGAGCCGACAGTAGAGCGGCGCTGGTTTTGTTTGGCGGTGTTTTTGGTGGCTGCGGGAACGGACTGGTTGGATGGCTATTTAGCTAGGCGGTTAGATCAAATCAGTGAGATGGGTAAGTTTCTCGACCCTTTGGTGGATAAGTTGTTGGTGTTAGCGCCGTTGTTGTCGTTGGTGGAGTTGGGGGAAGTGCCAGGTTGGGGAGTGTTTCTGATTTTAGCGCGGGAATTGGCGATCGCCGGATGGCGGGTGAATCAAACTACCGTTTCTGGTGCGAATCTCTGGGGTAAGCTGAAAACCGTAGTGCAGATTGCGGCGATCGCCTTTTTAATTGCTCCAACTCCCCTTTCTTGGACTGTGCCCATCTTAATCCTATTTTGGAGCGCTGTAGCCTTAACCTGGATTTCGGGATTCATTTATATTTGGCCCCAACCTGCACAGGAGTCCCCCTCATCTGTGCAATAA
- a CDS encoding alpha-D-glucose phosphate-specific phosphoglucomutase: MSIKTISTQPFTDQKPGTSGLRKQVLAFQQPHYLENFIQSIFDSLEDFQGKTLVLGGDGRYYNRTAIQTILKIAAANGVGRVLVGQGGILSTPAASCIIRKNNAFGGIVLSASHNPGGPEGDFGVKYNVSNGGPAPEKVTSAIYDRSKTIDQYKILEAADLNLDQLGSFKLGDMTVEVINSVADYAELMESLFDFNVIRNYLASGQFRMCMDSLHAVTGPYAKELFENRLGAPAGTVQNGVPLEDFGGGHPDPNLVYAHDLVEVLYGDNAPDFGAASDGDGDRNMILGNHFFVTPSDSLAVLAANATLVPGYKDGLAGIARSMPTSEAPDRVAEKLGIDCYETPTGWKFFGNLLDAGKATLCGEESFGTGSNHVREKDGLWAVLFWLNILAVKKQSVEEIVRQHWQTYGRNYYSRHDYEGVDSEPANTLMENLRSLVPTLQGKQYGNYEVKYADDFSYTDPIDGSVASKQGIRIGFTDGSRIVFRLSGTGTQGATLRLYLERYEPDSKAHHQDPQEALAPLIQLADEIAQIRTLTGRDKPTVIT, from the coding sequence ATGAGCATAAAAACTATTTCAACTCAACCGTTTACCGACCAGAAGCCAGGAACCTCCGGTTTACGCAAACAGGTTCTGGCCTTTCAACAACCCCATTATTTGGAAAATTTCATCCAATCGATTTTTGATAGTTTAGAGGACTTTCAGGGTAAAACCTTGGTGTTGGGTGGAGATGGTCGCTATTATAACCGAACAGCGATTCAGACGATTTTGAAAATTGCGGCCGCTAATGGCGTGGGTCGTGTTTTAGTGGGTCAAGGGGGGATTCTATCCACTCCTGCGGCTTCTTGCATTATCCGTAAAAATAATGCATTTGGCGGTATTGTTCTTTCTGCCAGCCATAATCCAGGGGGGCCAGAAGGGGATTTTGGTGTGAAGTATAACGTTAGTAATGGCGGGCCAGCTCCGGAAAAGGTGACCAGTGCCATTTACGATCGCTCCAAAACCATCGATCAGTATAAAATCTTAGAAGCAGCCGACCTCAATCTTGACCAGTTGGGTAGCTTCAAACTCGGAGATATGACCGTAGAGGTGATTAACTCCGTTGCTGACTATGCCGAGTTGATGGAGTCTCTGTTTGATTTTAACGTCATTCGCAACTATCTAGCCTCTGGCCAGTTTCGCATGTGCATGGACTCCCTGCACGCCGTCACCGGGCCCTATGCCAAGGAACTGTTTGAAAACCGGCTCGGCGCACCTGCGGGAACGGTGCAAAATGGGGTTCCTCTAGAAGACTTTGGGGGCGGACATCCTGACCCTAACCTAGTCTACGCCCATGATTTGGTCGAAGTTCTCTATGGAGACAATGCGCCCGATTTTGGGGCAGCTTCCGATGGAGACGGCGATCGTAATATGATCCTAGGAAACCACTTTTTTGTCACCCCTAGCGATAGTTTAGCCGTCCTCGCCGCCAATGCCACCCTCGTCCCCGGCTACAAAGACGGCCTCGCCGGAATTGCCCGCTCCATGCCCACCAGTGAAGCCCCCGACCGAGTTGCTGAAAAACTGGGCATTGACTGTTACGAAACCCCCACCGGCTGGAAATTCTTTGGTAATCTTCTTGATGCTGGAAAAGCCACCCTTTGCGGCGAAGAAAGCTTCGGAACCGGTTCCAATCATGTGCGGGAAAAAGACGGACTTTGGGCTGTTTTATTTTGGCTGAATATCCTGGCCGTTAAAAAGCAATCTGTCGAGGAAATTGTCCGCCAACACTGGCAAACCTACGGTCGAAATTACTATTCCCGTCATGACTACGAAGGGGTAGACTCTGAACCCGCCAATACCTTAATGGAAAACCTGCGTTCCTTAGTCCCCACCCTCCAAGGTAAACAGTATGGCAACTATGAAGTCAAATATGCCGATGACTTCAGCTATACTGACCCCATTGATGGGAGTGTGGCCAGTAAGCAAGGGATTCGCATTGGCTTTACCGATGGCTCTCGGATTGTCTTCCGCTTATCGGGAACGGGAACCCAAGGAGCAACCTTGCGCCTGTATTTAGAGCGGTATGAACCCGATTCTAAAGCCCATCATCAAGACCCACAAGAGGCTTTAGCCCCCTTAATTCAATTGGCTGATGAAATTGCCCAAATTCGCACGTTAACCGGACGGGATAAACCCACTGTTATTACTTAA
- a CDS encoding cyclic nucleotide-binding domain-containing protein: MVALETIKLFQKQPEPRYFKAGDIIFEDGHKGEHMYGIIKGTVELKVNDKVVETIEQGDVFGEGALVHHEGTRASTAVAKTDCTLAFIDRRRFLFAVQETPEFALEVLRSYSDRLRRLKRHEM; the protein is encoded by the coding sequence ATGGTCGCCTTAGAAACGATTAAATTATTTCAAAAACAACCCGAACCTCGCTATTTTAAGGCGGGAGATATTATTTTTGAAGATGGACATAAAGGGGAACATATGTATGGCATTATTAAAGGAACCGTAGAATTAAAAGTTAATGATAAAGTCGTAGAAACCATTGAACAGGGAGATGTGTTTGGAGAAGGTGCTTTAGTGCATCATGAAGGCACTCGCGCTTCTACCGCAGTGGCTAAAACAGATTGTACTTTAGCTTTTATCGATAGAAGGCGCTTTTTATTTGCGGTGCAAGAAACGCCAGAATTTGCCCTAGAGGTTTTACGGAGTTATTCCGATCGCCTGCGACGGCTCAAACGGCATGAAATGTAA
- a CDS encoding transaldolase, with protein sequence MSQTLLEQLRQMTVVVADTGDMQSMEKFTPRDATTNPSLITAAAQMPEYQEIVDSTLRKARKDLGDAAGTQEVVQLAFDHLAVDFGVKILDIISGRVSTEVDARLSYDTEATIAKARDIIAQYEEAGVSRDRILIKIASTWEGIKAAEILEKEGIHCNLTLLFGLHQAIACAEAGVTLISPFVGRILDWYKKETGRDSYPPAEDPGVLSVTQIYNYYKKFGYPTEIMGASFRNICEITQLAGCDLLTISPKLLAELDSTSGELPRRLDPEAAKGMEIEKIPMDKETFEKMHAEDPMASEKLDEGIKGFSKALEELESLLAERLNQVEEMVTV encoded by the coding sequence ATGAGTCAGACGCTACTCGAACAACTGCGCCAAATGACGGTTGTGGTTGCCGATACGGGGGATATGCAATCCATGGAGAAATTTACCCCCCGCGATGCGACGACGAACCCCTCCTTGATTACCGCAGCCGCTCAAATGCCGGAATATCAAGAGATTGTGGATAGTACCCTGAGAAAAGCCAGAAAAGATCTAGGAGATGCAGCAGGGACTCAGGAGGTGGTTCAATTAGCCTTCGATCATTTAGCTGTGGACTTTGGAGTAAAAATTCTGGATATTATTTCTGGACGGGTGTCTACGGAAGTGGATGCTCGCTTATCCTATGATACGGAAGCGACGATCGCCAAGGCTAGAGATATTATTGCCCAATATGAAGAAGCTGGGGTCTCTCGCGATCGCATCTTAATCAAAATTGCCTCCACTTGGGAAGGCATCAAAGCGGCTGAAATTCTGGAAAAAGAAGGCATCCATTGTAATTTAACTCTCTTGTTTGGCTTGCACCAGGCGATCGCCTGTGCCGAAGCTGGAGTCACCCTGATCTCTCCCTTTGTCGGTCGCATTTTAGACTGGTACAAGAAAGAAACCGGACGGGATAGCTATCCTCCTGCCGAAGATCCGGGGGTATTGTCGGTCACTCAAATTTACAACTACTACAAGAAATTTGGCTATCCCACGGAAATCATGGGAGCCAGTTTCCGCAACATTTGCGAAATCACCCAATTAGCTGGATGCGATTTACTCACCATATCCCCGAAACTCTTGGCTGAACTGGATTCAACCAGTGGCGAATTGCCGCGCAGACTCGATCCAGAAGCAGCGAAGGGAATGGAGATTGAAAAAATTCCCATGGATAAGGAAACCTTTGAGAAAATGCACGCCGAAGATCCGATGGCTTCAGAAAAACTCGACGAAGGAATTAAAGGATTTTCTAAAGCCTTAGAAGAGCTAGAGAGTCTATTAGCAGAGCGTTTAAATCAAGTCGAAGAAATGGTTACTGTTTAA
- a CDS encoding class I SAM-dependent methyltransferase — MKPSMSPQEARQLALAFLDQAGLNREFVENASLKPDDAEILVQLCPHKRPEKILEVGTFVGVSSVVLSLCFPDSEMICVDPGLPTGLMNGLCVRKFEIPDYPQTMLSFVEAALTHVGVRDRVKIYQGFFSCCFPDKGDRQNVTDYGVNLDHYATLGPEVCQTHSPFDVVFLDADHHTEAVLSDLLLLASHLATDGAIILHDMGEDFWGQQVREGVRQFLKVHPEFSLEQRGDLGKLQRS; from the coding sequence ATGAAACCCTCCATGTCTCCCCAAGAGGCTCGCCAGTTGGCCCTTGCTTTCTTAGACCAAGCAGGACTCAATCGAGAGTTTGTGGAAAATGCTTCCTTAAAACCCGATGATGCAGAGATTTTGGTGCAGCTTTGTCCCCACAAACGTCCGGAAAAAATTCTAGAAGTGGGCACGTTTGTAGGTGTATCTTCTGTGGTGTTAAGCCTGTGTTTTCCTGACTCTGAAATGATCTGTGTCGATCCTGGTTTGCCGACGGGTTTGATGAATGGGTTGTGTGTGCGAAAATTTGAGATCCCAGACTACCCGCAAACCATGCTATCGTTTGTGGAAGCAGCGCTCACCCATGTGGGAGTTCGCGATCGCGTTAAGATCTATCAGGGCTTTTTCTCTTGCTGTTTCCCCGATAAGGGCGATCGCCAAAACGTTACCGATTATGGCGTTAATCTAGACCATTATGCCACCCTTGGCCCAGAAGTCTGTCAAACTCATAGCCCCTTTGATGTCGTTTTCCTCGATGCCGATCACCACACAGAAGCCGTACTTAGCGATCTGCTCCTTTTAGCGTCCCATCTCGCAACCGATGGGGCGATTATTCTCCATGATATGGGAGAGGATTTCTGGGGGCAACAAGTTCGCGAAGGGGTGCGCCAGTTCTTAAAAGTGCATCCTGAGTTTAGCTTAGAGCAACGAGGAGACTTAGGTAAACTTCAGCGCTCTTAA